AATACGTTACTATTATTTccaaaagatttacaaaatttgataacatcttCTCTAAATTCACTTTAAAGATAATAAATGTATCTAGAATTGTTTTTCAGTACTAAAGTAATGGGATAAAGTTTTAGGGTTTGTAACATTCTTATCCTTGGGGACTATTGGCTATTGGCATTAAAGGTTCTGTTTTGGCATGGGTAAAAAATTATCTTTCTGATAGAAAGCAAAGGGTTGTAATTAATAGTGTATCATCCGAGTGGGGTAATATAATGCATGGGGTACCCTAGGGGTCGATCCTGGGTCctctttcatttttgatatttatcaaCGATATCATATCTGATATACAGTCTTCTATTAAGTTGTTTGCTGATGATAcaagtttatatttgatagtaGATGACCCCCAAGAATCAGCAAACAACTTGAATAGTGATCTCGCAAAAATCCATAGATGGTCTTCAGATTGGCTAGTGACCTTTAACCCTCAGAAAACCGAGACCATGACAATTTCACGGAAACTTCACAAACCTGATCATCCAAAACTTAACATGGACAACGTAACTGTAACTGAGGTATCAACCCATAAACACCTTGGATTACATATTTCAAACGATGGCACTTGGCACAAACATATTGATGTAATAACCGAAAAGGCATACAAACGACTGAATGTTCttcgaaaatttaaatttatcctTGACAGACGGACACTCGAGACAATATACCTAACATATATAAGACCATTATTAGAATATGCTGATGTCATCTGGGACAACAACACACATCTTTCGATTGATAAGATTAAAAAAGTGCAAACAGAGGCTGCCAGGATCGTAACTGGGGGTACTAGGTTGGTGTCCCTAGAGAGATTATATCTCGAAACGGGTTGGGAAAAGCTTAAAGATCGAAGGAAGGCCCACaggttaatttatttttacaagatgaaaaataatattactCCGAAATATCTATCAACCTTAGTTCCAGAGTCCCATGCAGCCATACATTATCATAATACGAGAAACTCGTCCCTAATCCCCCCTGTTCGAACAAGAACAGCCctgtattcaaattattttttaccgGCAACTGTACGTTCATGGAATCTCCTCCCTGAGAATGCAAAGACCAGTACTTCGGTGGGGGCAATCAGGAATTGTGTTCAGCCTCGGGCGATTAAACctccaaattatttttacattggTAAGCGATTAGGTCAAATTTATCACTCAAGACTTCGTATGCAATGCAGTTCTCTAAATCAACatctttttgttaaaaatatagtGGATTCGCCACTTTGTTTATGTGGTGCTATAGAAACTACAGCGCACTACTTGTTGCACTGCCCCCGTTTTCATATTATGGGTGAACAgcatttttataatatcaatataatacattttttgtcgGAAGAAATCTTGCTACACGGTTCAACGGACTTCAGCTACGAACAAAAGATTGAAATATTCTTGGCAGTTCAAACATTTATACTCAGTAGCAAAAGATTTGTCATAGATAGCACACATCTTGTTCAACAAGTAATACTTATATCTATAATTGTGTCCGTTCAGAAACATACACTTTATTATTCcgatgtatatattttttcttctttcttgtGTGTCACAAaccttattatatgtttttttcttcttttcatcTAGTgtaacattgttattttttataacattttaccctttgagtattaaaatatgaaatgttctTATTAGGAAACGGATTAATATAAGCTAAGAGCTTGTATCTGGATCCTATTAATTATTTCACTTGTATTATTATGTAAATGCCTATGTATGTACctgaatataatcaataaaatatgtttacactaaaaatgttttcatcaaatatatcaacacAGTGATAGTAATAACTTTCATGAGAGAagatgcgcattttgacaaACGATGTCTCTTTAATTAGTGATACATGTcatcatattaaaataattgaaaatctAAATGCAAAAACTAACATTAATTTGCTAAGGATTACACAAACAGGACAAAAAGAAGACACACACGGATAATGACTTGGTGCTATGCGTGAAGAAGATGCATACTTAATTTAAATAacagaaaatttcaataaaataatatccATATTAGCATGCCCGCGCCGAAGGATCGATGGTACTATAAAAACCAATTGTAACTTCTGCACCAAATGCTATGATTTTATGTACTCGAGTAATCACTAGTGTCTACCTAGACTTCACTCCAACTACAATATATTATTGGATATGTAAGAGATATGCATTCTACCAGTTTGGGGGGGGACATATTAAGACTTCCAGAAACCAAATGTGCAAGGTAGaaactatataaaattgagaatgaaaatggggagtatgtcaaagagacaacatctTTACCAGAGAGCGGAAAACAGCTCTATACATCTCCTTTTGATTTTCGATAATAAGCCGACTCAATTGTAAGCCATATAATACCCCGACATGAGACAAAGCTAACAACACAAAAGAGAAAAACTAACGACAGAATCTATTTAAAATTACTTAAGTGTAAACATTGATGAACAACAACAGACGACTTCGAATGAATAACGGACCTCTaggattttttattatatattttttaactattttgcaGATCCACCAGAAAACATAACATTATTACCTGCAGGTAACAAGTTCTTTGCAAATGAATTTAGTAACTTCAACTATGTGACATGCTTGGCTGATTGTGTACCAAGTTGCACATACCAGTGGACTGGCCCAACAAGTTCGTCAACAAACCAGTTACAGATAAATAGCATAAGAAGAACAGCGGCTGGATCTTACAAATGTACTGTACGAAACGAAATTGGTACTGATTTCTCGtcaaatatcaatgttataGTTTATAGTAAGTTTCAGTTCTCGTCTAATAAGAGTTAagagatgtggtgtgatttaAACAAATTGGACAACTCCTCAACAAAGACATTGTTTTGTGTACTGCATCCGCTAAAATCTAGGCATTTTGAATATCAAGCTATATCTTTTTGTATTACAAAGGTGGAGTGTGTTATCCCTCGATATTTGCGATAAAAAAATTGCTGAAATATGTATTGAATATAAACCTTGCTCGAATTcataaatgtataacatttttaaacatttttccgGAAAAAAACATATGAGATGGGAacgatatattttttctatgttgcaGACATTTGGTACGCATAGAAGCTAATTGGACGAAACCAGGATCGTCTCAAAAAGAGCTTTAtagttaaaacatattaataCATAATATGTATTACATAAGATACGGAATAATACTGATCAGGTCGGAAATTTTATGTACTCCCCTAACAATATgtgtaaatagttttttttaacttttaaacaataCTTGTTATTCATTGTGGATCTGTTTTGGAAACTAAATGTAGTGATTTACGTTATATGCACAAAAGAATGAACATTGGATAATTGAATAAAACACTTACTTTTACTCCCTCTGTCAAAaatagaaggaaaaaaaaacatgtcccCTACATCTTCAAACACCATAAACATTTAAGCTTCTATTAGGCACGAGTAGCAAAAAAGATGTACGGAAACGTCAATATGACGGCTACTGTTTTATACAAGATGTATAAACATATTACCTCAGCATGTCGTATTCGTCAATTTGAATCAatgattgtcaaataaaaactCATGAAAAGCTTTTGCATACGAATCTTATACTTTTAATAGTTTGTGAAATGTACAAATGAATAAATggtaaattgttaaaacaaagTCGTAAATGAGTAAATGCTTGattttagtttatatatatatatgtttcagcTAGACCGACACaagtaaacaaaatgacagTTGTGTGTACGGGTTCGACGACAGCGTCAATTGCTTGGATTCCAGATAAGACAGTAGTTCCTGGTGAAAATTTTACAgtgaaatacaaaacaaacaccgGACAAATACAACTATTCCCTTTTGAAGAACCGTCAACTAAGGATGACATATATTTGCTACAAGTAGACAGTCTCGCCCCATCTACAAAGTATACATTTACATTGGAATCCAAAAATGGTTTAGGACGAGCTGAATCGAATGAGTACACATGCACAACTATGGGTGCGTGTATATAAATTTATCACACTGtctagatatagaaagatgtggtatgagtgccaatagtacaactctccatccaagtatcaatttataaaagtaaacgattataggtcaaggtacgacctattttatttataaggaatattggggggggggggggatagaaaacaaaaatatataattcaattcTTTATTACTTTAATCACATCATTATTATCAGTGCAATAAATACAgtcatatacatttttataacacaacatGACATAATACACCCGAGaagcaaataaatatcaattattgacCAATAACAGTTCGGTCCTATGATTAAGTGCATTCAACAAGAATTTACACAAATTTCGcaaatcttttacattttcagtGCTGAGAAGTTGCACTAATATTTGAACGACGACGAACGTCTATAATAATAAGGTTTAATAAGCTGTCTTCTCAAGTCACTATAGCCTtcacattgtaaaacaaaatggaattCATCTTCAGTGATATTTAAAGTACAAAAAGTACACTTTCTATCtaatatctaatatatatattataatttttataaataaatagttaccctttttgattgaatttgtttctattttgtGCCATTTAGTGACTTCATCAAgaatgaaaatagaatattgtCAGTTCTTGTTGAGATGCAAGCGGTTGTACACTTTTCCGCAACTTAAAATTCAAGCAGATTGCTTATCTGGCTAAAAAGTAGTAAACAACTTTGGTCAGTTGTTTTCATTTGCCATACGTCTTCGTCTTGAGCATATTGAGACGTTTACAATGCCACGAAAATAATAGGTATCCATATTTTTGACCAACGAAAGCTATATTGCGGATCATTTTATAATGCTTAGAAAAGATTCGAGTTAATACTTTCATTAACAAATCATTATAAAAGATGATggttacaattataaaaaataaaatgttagatGCTTAAAATTTCAGAAGAATATAcgatttattatatatatatattttgttcaaaaatctttctttttctGTGCTGTCACATGACCAATTATTGAACATATTTCAAAAagcaatatttattttgttttaaaatatttcacaatattCATACATTCAAATATTACTGTAACAGAAAATACAATACTTAACTGTTCGACAAATGACAATCAACCAGTTATTCGATAATCATCAATACATAATGCTGTAATTGCTGTTTTTAGCTGCATCAGAGGAGTCTGGAGTTAGTGGTGCTCTAATAGGAGGAGTTGTATTGATATCAATTGCGCTACTGCTAATCATAATAGTCATTGCGTTGATTTTACTACGCAGTAAGTAGAACGTTATGACGtttaattctaatgcaattattttgtatcaatggttctgattggatgacagctagcgtaaaattctctatcttcttgtctgtaactaaggaagccgacattttgaattgctGAATGTTTTGCCGTGTAATTTCTACaataatatgccaaaaaaactCACTTGTTGTAGctaaaattcttcttttttatcaaattgtattacattctgaagcggcACAAAAGCCAGCAAAAGCccggtgtttatgtttgacgccggaagcatacctatgacgtcacctagtgtagggaccaaagaagataacatatttttgcggaattttctttaatgaagattttacactaaaataatgattgaaatttaattatgaacttgttttgcattagaatagagataactgtattgtatttgaagctttgcggacgtccatcggtagttttactgtcgcaaatacccgtttacctgtctccgctccgcgtcgccaggtaaactaaatttgcgacagtaaaactaccgatggacgtccttatAGCTTCAAAtgcaatacagttatctcttaaataGACAACTTGtattaaagacccattggtggccttcggttgttgtctgctctatggtcgggttgttgtctctttgaaacatccCATATTTCCATTCTTcattttaacttgtttttttcaaaggaATTAAAGTGCACCTAACCAAACGAACCTAAACTGCACCATCTTGAAAAGCAATAAATCAAGTTAAGACAGAAACAAGAATGTTATTATCagtttgtcatttttcatactttttctTGTTATGTTGCTGGCTAAAatgaatacttttaaaaaaacatattacatACAACGAGGTTAACCACATACCCCTAGTGGAAGATACAAGTCAAAACCATGGacacaactgtcaaattcacaAACAAGAAAGAAATACGCAACACAAAGTTAATAAGAAATAAGTGACTATCTCACATGATCCTGAAGGTTCAGCAGTTCCTCCTTTACTAGTGACACCACGTTGGTCATGTGTCGGTACTTGGTAacgataaaaagaaataatcccTTACACAATGAGTTTCAACTCTTTGTTTAGTACTGTTAGCTCTGTTACAAACGTGATTCAGAATATAATATACCTTTGAGGCCATGGTGTATGCAAACACTATTTAGCCAACGCGGTTATATAATGCGTTTGAACGCTTATTTGCCAAGTTGATCAAATTAAGAATACtatataaaaaactaaaaaattatcaaaaactgtatttataGCCTATATATCAGTGTTTGAAGGTCAAGTggaattaattttctttttagagTTTAGAATACTCACAACTGATCTTCCTAGTCCCCCCTGTGGATGTCCAAATTGTATAACGACGTGCATCCAAAGAATTGCAAGGTATGTTAAAGCTTTTCacgaaaatatacatttacatctTGTATCAATTCCTGTTATTGTGGTGGTCAACTCATGCCACCAGATTGTCAACAGTTTCGTAAAATCTTGTCGACTTTCTATCTTTAAGTCTAACTTGAGAAGAATGTTTACACTTAGCGATGGTAGCGATATCCAGATCAAAAGTCAATGATAAATTTACCATGgcaaacaaagaacaaaaaactaacaagacaaaaacaacaaataaaaactaaatactgaaCAAGATGAACCTAACCAACAACCAGAGTGATGTCCGTGTTCCGAAAGGGTAAGCTGGTCCAACTCTTTATGTGAATTTAACTTAGATAgaagatataaaatataatcgGAACTAAGCTCATTTGAAACAATTATCATTTAGTTTATGTCATCATACGTTTTATTAAACctgaattttaaattgtattttttttcattaacttaTACTGGTGCGACTGAACTCTGATTAAGTTGAAACGACTGACGCTAAACTCATGGTTTCTTTAATCGAATGATGAACTTCAATGTATATTCTAGTAAATACAAAAGAAGGCGACGATACATGTACGTATATACATTGTCTTGATTTAGGAAATTAAGAGCTGAAACAGTATGAAGTTTTCACGGAAAAAAATGACATATGATAGTGACAAATCTTTATATAGCTGTAACTTTAGTTCTGCCTATTTCCTATTGTAGGTTATCAAAGAAAGATGAAGGTCCATATATGAATACAGTACACACAAACTATGTAAACACTACCATCAATGGACCACAAGGTAAAATCAGTGtaaaacacaatttatttatcaattcatTGTGGCATGTTACAAAAATTATAACCTACAACAGCTTACATGACCAAAATGTATACACTTTTAACagtaatttaatattaaatgccttaatattaactgtttttttttacaatatccTCTATGTAAGTCATTCTTGTTTGTGGGTTTTGTTTGAAAAGGCAGTGtaaaaatattccaaaacaaattaatgtttGTAGTGAATTATAACACGTACAATTTTACATACATCGAATATCAGTTATTGCATTATTGTACAGCAAAACAATGAGGGAAAATAACACTATATTAAAGTTGTGATTCCCTGGGTAACGAAGAGTAAGTTGTCTCGATTCGCTTTAATATGATGCCCCTCTTTTTTGAAAGTTCATTGCTATTCTATAAATTAGGAAGTCGCACAAATACTTGAGATATATCTTTGACCattgcatatattttattatagagGGCGATGTCAATACAGAAGTCACAAATGATGACAATGGAAGGTATACTATAACTAAGTTAATCTGTTATTAAGATGGAATATTTGAACGGAATTAATTACATATATCAAAAAATGCGTGTTTATCTATAGTTttccaaaatataatatatgatgTGGAACATATACtataaataatttgtcaaattgGCTGTCAATTTGTCAttataatttctattttatattgatcATTTAAACACCATTTCGGTTTGTTTCATCAGACAGGAATATAAACTCAGATAATGTCGTTTTAATGCCACTGAGTGCACGACATAAATGTAtgcaaataaattcaaaagatgACGACATAAGCATATACGGTTTATCATATAGCATttaacttgattaaaaaaaacgacaCCTTTTAGTAAGCTGTAAAAAGCCTCGACATgacaacatgaaaaacaatttatcaaacacTACCATCATgacttattaaaaaaacaattaacgaaaaaacaaatataacagacagcaacaaacaacaaccactttATTACTTGCTCTGGCTTAGGATAGGCTAGTATAGACTGTGTCGATGTTGGGAAAATTTGTTAGCGCTCTTCAATCATCCAACATGACATaattagaaaaagaaatatatccagcatcaccaaaaaaaaaaaaaaatattttgactaagatattttttttctctgaataTCGCTTATAGACCTCATACTTTATTTAAGACCCTTTTGACTTGTTCTGGTTCGAATTTCAATGATGACTCTTTCGTAAAGCACGGCAGGGGTAAACACATATAATTAATAATGAATATGGGGTTAATATATAATAAGTTTTTATTGATCTGTATTATTTTAAGATCTTTCTCGGTttctattataataataattacattttcaGCGATAAGCCTTATGATGATCTTGTAAGAAGAACTTCGAACTCCTCGGAAAAACCATACGATAACTTACACATGTCTCCAACAGGTAAATAGCATATTCGCTGCATTTTAAACAATGCTTCATGTGCTTTGTCtttcaaaattgataatgaAGATCGCGAAACATGTATCCAGTACATTGTAACAAGCATTAATCATTTAGAGTATTTTGTGGGAACTTGATTACCACTCGATTGTTGTTATGCGTCATTGAGAAATGGTCGATATATAATAAAAGCACGAATGAGagacaaaagatatcaaagTGACATTCCAATCCATAACCAGAAAATAAGCCAAACTTGTCATgtcgaaaaaaaagaaacgtgaTACACAGATATTCCATAAAAATCAATCAACTCGTGGTATCGTCTGTAAAATaaacgaagggatgatttcaacttcaacatttggaactcttggtttaatagcttgtAAGCAGAAACTCGCATCATGGAAACTCCAGCCCTGTAATACAGAATCATCTTAGAGATATGTACTCCATACGCAGGCGCTGCATGAATGTTGctacatataaaaaattacatataaattCACAAATGGCatgctaaaatattttttttgtaattttttttaaccgaCCCTTATTGTCAATTATAAGATGTAAGTCAACTTATGAGGCACACTTGACCGTATCTAGTGCATCCGTAAGTTCAAGTTTAGTCATACATAGAAAAgataatgaaagaaaatatataaaaataattttcaataatcAAAGTTTTAATTACACGATACACCTTCaaccaaaaagtaaaacatgCATTAAGCTCCAACCCCAAACCCTACGGTCAGCAAAAACAGAATGACAGGCGGATGCGGATACCTGAAAACGAAAGTCTCTGCTAGCATTATCGAAGATGCATTAAAATGAGTTTTTGACGAGCCTGCCACATTTGTCGCAGAAAAcgcgacatagggatagtgatccggtggCGGCTACGGTGGGGATGGCGGCGGCAGCGGCGGTGTCGTTAGCTCACTTcgtaaaagctttatattttagaaggtggaaggcCTGGAtgtttcatactttgtataaagATACCTTATGTTACGAAGTTTTTGTCTGTCCTTGACCTCagtttcatggttcagtgactatgcaaaaaaagttaagaattttgtttgtaataataATTTCTTACTTAAATGAGTAatatgataactatatttggtatgtgcgtaccttgcaaagTCCTCAAAGAAATTTGAGGTGTACTTGTCCAACCGGCAGATTTCATTTGACGTTGACCTCATtatcatggttcagtggttatagttaagtttatgagttttgtttttgtttttctaatactaaATGCAATAGGTCATTTTATATTTGGTGCATAAATTAACTTTATGGTGTACATGTTAGTTATATGAACTactttgtaataaataaaacatctgtgtttatattctttcataattattaatgtaaaacaaataaagaccGTATTTCGAACATTTAAATATTGGAAGTTCGTTTCtcatgtttgatattttaagaaGTATCGCGTAATTGAATACGTGCGAATTCGTcgataattcaaaatttgcaacAATAAGTACTTGCAAAACATTAAACATACAGCAAtttccccttttaaaaattggtaaaGTAAAGAATGTGCACTAAATAGACGAACGTAGGACAAACATCGATTCAGAACCAAAACGATGTCCTCTGGCATAGTATGAAACATGTACTTTGAGAAAAGTATGGGCCATTGCGAGCCTGGTGTATGATGAATCTCAAaagatacatgtagttaaaCTTTGTTTACAATTCGTTTTTATCCAatatcaatcaataatgaaaaccactagataatatttttatgtaacgGATATTAgtataacaaatttaaagtgAACCTTCATGCGAAACTATTACTAGGTAAAAAGGCcaacatttgtatttaatttttttaaagaatatgtgTCTGTAAgtaatttgttatgttttaatttcagGTACACAAAATGATTCATCGTCACATTATGCTAATtatgaaaatgtgaaaaaaatgaagaagaaaaacgaAAAAGTTGCACTGAAACCTCCTCCAGTGAAACAGAAgccaaaaaagaaattaaaacagtTAACCTAAACTAACGTTTTATATTAGTATACAGTGCAATACTATTGATGTTTATGTTGAAAGCCAAGGAAAAGTATGGAAAAAGTTCCCAATTGAACTTTGATGAAATGAATTAAGAAATTAACGAGAAACTAATGTGCTAACTTTTTCA
This is a stretch of genomic DNA from Mytilus trossulus isolate FHL-02 chromosome 6, PNRI_Mtr1.1.1.hap1, whole genome shotgun sequence. It encodes these proteins:
- the LOC134721654 gene encoding uncharacterized protein LOC134721654, with the translated sequence MTVVCTGSTTASIAWIPDKTVVPGENFTVKYKTNTGQIQLFPFEEPSTKDDIYLLQVDSLAPSTKYTFTLESKNGLGRAESNEYTCTTMAASEESGVSGALIGGVVLISIALLLIIIVIALILLRKFRILTTDLPSPPCGCPNCITTCIQRIARLSKKDEGPYMNTVHTNYVNTTINGPQEGDVNTEVTNDDNGSDKPYDDLVRRTSNSSEKPYDNLHMSPTGTQNDSSSHYANYENVKKMKKKNEKVALKPPPVKQKPKKKLKQLT